Part of the bacterium genome, CGCCTCGTTGGGCCGTCCCAGTGAGTCGGCGCAGATCATCAGCCGCCAATACAAGCCGGTCGTTTCATATCCGTTGTTGTCGGGATGGTTCAGATATTGATTGAGCAGCGTTCCGGCCGTCACGTTCGCGTCCGCCCACCGTCTCTGCCGAACCTCCACGGCCAGCTTCGGCCACAGGAATGCCCGAGCCGTGGGAAACCTCGCCCGCCCAAGCTGCACGATACTGTCGGCCAGAGCGAAATCGCGGTCTTCGATGGCAAACCAGACCATCGCGCTGAGGGCCGAATAGCGCGAGAATCTCGATTTCTCCACGGTCAGCCATAAATCGTCCCATCCGCTGCCCTCGGTGGGAACGACCGGCAGCCATTTCAGATAGGATGCGTATCGCGCCACCGATGCTCGATAGGCCCCTCGCCCCAGATAGGCATCATAGAAATCCGGCTGCGCTGCGATAATTCCCGCAAACAGATCGCGGGCCATGAACAAGAGACGGATTCCTCCGAGGGGATTGCCTTCGTGAAGAAGCAATAGTCCCTTGGTCGAGTACGCGCTTCCTTTCAAGTAGTCGAGAACGGTACGGTCGTGTTCGCCGCGCTTCTCCCAAACCCGGCACCAGGCCACGCAGGTATCCGCCAGCGCCAGGAACTCGGCCCGACCGACCGAGTCTTCCATGTCAATCATGTGCGTATAGCGAACGGTAGCCAGCGCATAGGGAACGGCCGGATGTCCCGGATGATCGGCCGCCAGTTGCGCGCACAGCGAGTCTGCCGCCCGGTAGTGCCCGCCCATCAGGGTGTCCAACAGAGCGGGGTAGAGGTCCAACGGCCCGGCCCAACCTCGTGGAGAAGAAAGGACAATTCCCGCCCACAGTAGCGTGATCCATGACAATCTAAGGCGCTGGATGGGGGTCATTCTCGTTCTATATCTGCACCGGCTTCGCGTGAAATGGTCGAACTTCAATGTTTGCATTCGGTTTGCGAAGAGAGGTCGAGAAACGATTCGCCTCCATTTCTTGCACTCTCTGAGGGGTAGATTGAACTAAGTTACGAAGAATTTTCCAAAAAGCAAGAAACCGACGGTCTTGTCAGACTGCAAATCGGGCTGCGAAAGGGTGGCAGTCGCGGCTCTTGTTGATTATATTTGATAGGATGAGCATGTCAAGCATATTGTGAATAAGGTATCTTTCCGTTTTCGCCGGATGACTACGATTGCCACAGACTTGAAGTTCAATCCTGCCCTTACCTTGCGCAGACTTTCCGGTGCGAGGCTTTCCTGCTTTTCCAAGAGATTGCGTTTTTCCTGCTGGGCCACGCTTGTCGGGATGATGATGGGGCTACTGATGGCGGTAGAATCCGTTCCCGCCCAGACCGTTCCGACTGGCGAAGCCTTTGTTCGTGCGATTGTTGTGCTCGACGAGCAGGCGGATCTGGCTGATGTCAAGGCTCGCTTCGGCAACCGTCCGGGGGCAATGGCCCGCCGACATGAATTCGTAATCGAACAACTGAAAGAGACGGCCCGCCGTACGCAGAGCCCGCTTCACGACTACCTCCAGCAATTGCAGCGCAAAGGAGACGTACGATCCTACCAATCGCATTTCATCGCCAACTGTATTTCCATCGAAGCGTTGCCTCACGTTCTGGAGAACTTGCGGAACTGGCCGGGAGTGGCGGCGGTCGAACCGGACTTGCAATTCACGCTGATTGAAGGAGTTCCCGATTGGGAACCTCATTCCAAGCTGGCAATCTGCGCCACCGAACCGGGACTCATCAATATCCGCGCCCGTGAGGTCTGGGATCTGGGTATCACCGGAGCCGGAATTCTGCTATCGCATCTCGACGTCGGTGTGAACGGAAATCATCCCGCGCTCCTCGGACGCTGGCGGGGCAGCCTCGGATGCCCGTGGCAGGAATGCTGGCTCGACCTGGCCGGAACCACCACCTATCCTACCGATGCGGCCGGCCACGGCAGCATGACGATGGGGATCATGTGCGGAATGGTTCCCGGCGACACGATCGGAGTGGCGTGGGGAGCGCGCTACATCTCCGCCCGCCTGAACTCCACCAGTGGAGTCAATTTGGTCTCCACTGCGCTGACGGCCTTCGGTTGGATCGCAGACCCCGACGGCAATCCCTCGACCTTTGCCGATGTTCCGCGGATTCTGTCGAACTCGTGGGGATTGGAAGCGAGCGCATATCCGACCTGCTACAACGTTTTCGATTCCGCCATTGACAATTGCGAGGCGGCCGGCATCGCCGTCTTCTTCGCGGCCGGCAATGAAGGCGATCAAGGCAGTGGAACCGTTCGCGTTCCGGCCGCCCGCGCGGTCGAGTCGGTCCGGAGCTTCGCCGTGGGGGCCTACGACCGCATCGTAGATTCCCTCTGGGCGCTATCGAGTCGCGGCCCCAGCCCCTGCACCGCCGATCCGGTACTTCGCATCAAGCCCGAACTCGTTGCTCCCGGTCGCTCCGTGCGGAGCGCCTGGCTGGGAACCGAGTATCGTTCTGGCAGCGGCACCTCGTATTCCGTAGCCCACGTCGCCGGGACGGTTGCGCTGATGCTCGAAGCCAATCCCGAACTCACAGCCGACTCGCTAAAGGAGATCCTTCTCCTGACGGCGGTGGATAAAGGCGCGAAGGGCGATGACAATTCATACGGCAAGGGAAATCTTGATGCCTACACCGCAGTGATGGGCGCGTTGGGCGGAGTCGGATGGATTTCCGCCCATGTAACCGACCCGTTTGGCTACCCCGTAGAGGCGGACGTCGCCTTTGTGGGACATCCGCACTGGGCAAGATCGAACGCCGACGGCGATTTCTCGATTGCCATGCCGGCTCTCATGCCTCTTGGACTACGGATCACCGCCGCTACATTCGAGGAGTTTTCGCAGCAAGTGACTCTTTCGCCCGGTGACACCACTTCGCTGGTGATCGCTCTGTTACTGCAGGCCAACTTGGGAATTCTCAATGGAAACGTGATTGACTGCTTCGGCCAGCCGGCCGACAGCGCTGTGATCTCATTTCCCGGCAGTGGAGTGCCGGATCTCTATGCGGATGCCCAGGGCCATTTTCGGGCGACGTTGACGGCGGGATTCTATGACGTTCAGGCTTCCGACGGCTACTGCGCTCTGGGCGTGATGGAGGACGTGCAGATCGTCGGACGGGGCATGACCGACGTCGAGATTGTCTTGCCGCCCAATCCCAATTATCTCTGTTCCAATCCCGATCCGCGAGGCTATCGGATTTGCGACAACAACGACCCGGACGGCCCGGAGTCCCGCTGGATTGAAGTCGCTCCCGCTCTGGGCGGCCGCGGAATCGTCTACAACCTGAGTGATGACGCGAGCATTCCGGTGGCCTTGCCCTTCCCGGTTGTTTTTTATGATCAGACGTACCATCGGATTTTCATCAACGCTAATGGCAATCTGACTTTCCGGCAGGCGCTTACCGAGCACACGAACACTCCCATTCCGCGGCTCTGTTGTCCGGCGATCTTCCCGTTCTGGGACGACCTGAATGACAGTTGGGGCGGTGACATCTGCACCGATTATGATCCGGCGAACGGCCGGTTCATCGTGGAATGGTCGAACGTTCCCCGCTATGACGGCATGGGCAACGAGACGTTTCAGGTTCTGCTGCACGATACCGCCGTCTGGCCGACAACCAGCGGGAATACGTATCTCGAGATTCAATACAACGATCTTTCGGTAACCAATTCAAGTACCGTCGGGATTGATGCGGGTGACGGCAGCGGCTACCTCCAATACGCCTATAACGGCAGCTATCCCTCACATGCCTCGCCGTTGCAGGACGGCCGCGCGCTGGGGATCGCCGCGAGCCAGATTCTCGGTGGAACGCCGCAATTTGCCGTAGCCAATCCCAGCCTGAACGTGGTCGTGCCGCCGGGTTCGGTGCTGGATACCTCGATCATTCTTCGCAATAACGGAGACGCAGCCGTTGCCTATGCGTTCCCGCCGCCCGGAGTCACGTCACTCAGCAGTTTCCAAGTGGCCAGATCGAATCAAACCGGCGGCCCGCCCTTCGAGTTCTTCGAAATCGCCGGCGTCGGAACCAACACCGGAATCGTCCGTGACGACACCACCAGCGATCCCCACCTGCTCCCGTGGTTCTTTCCCTATTGCGGGCGATACTTCGACCGGTTTACGATTTGTTCCAACGGCTATATATCGTTCACGTCGTGTCGCTCGGCCCAAACGTACTTCCACTATCCGCTCAGCGATATTCGAGACCCTTTTAACGCTCTGAGCCCGTATTGGAACGACTTAGATCCGTCGCGAGGCGGCGCGATCTTCAAATACTACGACCAGAACCGCGACCGCTTCATCATTGAATGGTATCAGATTCGCCGGTACTCCAGCGGCGGGCCGAATACGTTCCAGTGCATTCTCTATCGTGACGGCAAGATCGAG contains:
- a CDS encoding S8 family serine peptidase, with the translated sequence MAVESVPAQTVPTGEAFVRAIVVLDEQADLADVKARFGNRPGAMARRHEFVIEQLKETARRTQSPLHDYLQQLQRKGDVRSYQSHFIANCISIEALPHVLENLRNWPGVAAVEPDLQFTLIEGVPDWEPHSKLAICATEPGLINIRAREVWDLGITGAGILLSHLDVGVNGNHPALLGRWRGSLGCPWQECWLDLAGTTTYPTDAAGHGSMTMGIMCGMVPGDTIGVAWGARYISARLNSTSGVNLVSTALTAFGWIADPDGNPSTFADVPRILSNSWGLEASAYPTCYNVFDSAIDNCEAAGIAVFFAAGNEGDQGSGTVRVPAARAVESVRSFAVGAYDRIVDSLWALSSRGPSPCTADPVLRIKPELVAPGRSVRSAWLGTEYRSGSGTSYSVAHVAGTVALMLEANPELTADSLKEILLLTAVDKGAKGDDNSYGKGNLDAYTAVMGALGGVGWISAHVTDPFGYPVEADVAFVGHPHWARSNADGDFSIAMPALMPLGLRITAATFEEFSQQVTLSPGDTTSLVIALLLQANLGILNGNVIDCFGQPADSAVISFPGSGVPDLYADAQGHFRATLTAGFYDVQASDGYCALGVMEDVQIVGRGMTDVEIVLPPNPNYLCSNPDPRGYRICDNNDPDGPESRWIEVAPALGGRGIVYNLSDDASIPVALPFPVVFYDQTYHRIFINANGNLTFRQALTEHTNTPIPRLCCPAIFPFWDDLNDSWGGDICTDYDPANGRFIVEWSNVPRYDGMGNETFQVLLHDTAVWPTTSGNTYLEIQYNDLSVTNSSTVGIDAGDGSGYLQYAYNGSYPSHASPLQDGRALGIAASQILGGTPQFAVANPSLNVVVPPGSVLDTSIILRNNGDAAVAYAFPPPGVTSLSSFQVARSNQTGGPPFEFFEIAGVGTNTGIVRDDTTSDPHLLPWFFPYCGRYFDRFTICSNGYISFTSCRSAQTYFHYPLSDIRDPFNALSPYWNDLDPSRGGAIFKYYDQNRDRFIIEWYQIRRYSSGGPNTFQCILYRDGKIEFVYGTMSPSLTYCTVGLKGGGPTEYRQLSYNQNYLQSDLLIRFSRTDTAATRLILTQAQQGIVRPMNQIFVPLRIQNNSMALGQTVMSLALACSDPLWPIVPIEVQVAAVPDPADLQLIAIPQPDGIRLVWNRLASPYYCVYSGLPGGVNRFEGATADTTLLLPYGDDEYRCFEIRLCGNPPFRQPPPGNDDARAKPEGMERTKR